In the genome of Lathyrus oleraceus cultivar Zhongwan6 chromosome 4, CAAS_Psat_ZW6_1.0, whole genome shotgun sequence, the window ttacactaaagctcgactacggatactttaggaatagtgtccttatgtttaatgtgttctcatgattaagtcacacttaatacattaaacggactatctattccagggactttattaatcaaccataataaagagaatgccttttattattcgatacaagtaccaaaatgtattggcctctagggcttacaccaacaccaaCTTCATTACATTTAAATCGAATTTGAATCCTACTTTTAGCATCTTTGCATTGCACGTCTTTGCGTTACGCGACATCAATTCATGTCCTCGTGTCATGATTTTGATCTGTGGACGTTTCGTTTTTCTCTACTCTTTCGATTAAATTACATTGAATGCTTGTTGTAATTATTTTGTATGCACTTGTATCCTTCTGTCTTGTTGCATGTGTTGTACATATTCGATTTGATTTCATTTTGTGGCGTTAAGTTACACCTTGTGCTAGAGTTTGCATCATCACGATTAGAATTTCCGCACCCTTTGTGATGCAATTCGCAACCTTGTGTTACGATTCTCACCTTCCATTTATTCTTCAATCATCTTTTACCACTTATTCAAATAATTTTAGACCATTTTACAAATCATTTTCCACTAGCGTGAATAAACCCTCGATCAACATCtagtttttcttttcttttccgCTTACTCGAAGCGattaaaatattttcttaataaaattgaaAGACAAAGGGTCGAGAGATGCACATCTCTTTAAACCCGTTTATAGTCGAGATATCGGAGCACACATTGCTCAAAACGACTATTAGTCTTTCAACCTAAAACACACTAATCAAACTTGGAATAAAGGGACAATTGGAAGCACATCCATGTGAATATCGAGTAAACGTGCGTTTGGTGCACACATATACTCAAATGTTTACTCATATTTCGTAAAGATCAAATCTCCATATAAAAGcaatccaaccaatcaaacttaCTTTTCGCCATTGCGCGAATTCGAATACCTTTTCAAAAACGCGTATGCTTTATCCATTTCGACATGAAACAAACAAAGgcttcagcctccaagagcgagtAGCAAACAAAGGTTTAACCACTTGATATGTCTAAAACATCAATATTTAAAAGCACCTAACAAATAGTTCTTTTTTACAAAGAACTATGTAActttgagttctccatcgcacctTGGGATACATAggagaatttttttgaaatcttgtcagacacattaataaaaaatccaaaaacttttttccttctttttctCGTTCAATAAGAAGAAGACCATAATCTGATAACACACTAACACTCATTCTCAtaactaactaaatgggtcccgttgagtacaacagatgtgatAGGTGTTAATACCTTCCTATTGCATAACCGAATCCCGAACATGCTCTTGGTtcgacgaccatttctttttttTCCCTTCTTTTTTTGTGGTTTTTATCGATACTTTCCGtttccttttggaataaataaagtttgatgaaGACTCTGTTTGTATTTCAATTGTGCGATgcgctcgggtatttttcgcgACGCGACACACGTGTCAAGCCTTTTTTGAGTGTTGGCTCCACCAAGTCATCCACTAGACCAAATTATCCCTAACATTAGGAAAATGTAAGAGCTCATTAGTGTTGGTCTAGTCTTGGAAATGCTCCATAGGAAATATAATATGAGCACAAGAGCTTTTATGTTCATGAGCAACAAGAATGACATTGAAGTCTCTAATAAAGTAGCAAGGTAATGACTAGTTTCCAATGAGATTCGAAAGATCCAAGCATAAACTTCTTGTAACAATATAGCTAGTGGAAGCATATATTAAAGTAATGCCAATTTTTTTATCACCCATAAAAGATGTGAAGGAAACATGTTGATCACCAATAAAGATGACCACAAGAGATATGGAAATTTGCATAAGCACCAAAGGTTAGGTAATGCATTTGTTCTATTAAGGACCCGATATCAAAAGAAAGCATTGCTAAGGATAATTCTTTTAAGGATCAATTTTGTTGGGATGTTGGAAAGATCCATTGAGTTACAAAAAAAAAGATAAATCATTTCAAATGTTTGGATGAACCAACCTTTGACCCGGTTTCATAAAAACTTATAGATTTCAACTTTTTTTTCCTATTTCTTATTTTTACCAAAGTAAAGCTAGGAGTATTATCAGGCATAAGGTGAGAGTCAATATCAAGCAAGAAGTCCTCCTCTCCATCATTATTTCATGCTAAATTTGTGTAAGAGTCGTGAAGAAAATTTTGATTACTAACAATGGAATTTTCAATAGATTCACTGTTATCATTTATGATTTGTGTGGCATCTACAAAATTATTTCTAAGAGAGTTGTCATCAAATTCTTCATCTCCTTCGACCACCAAATCAAGTAGTGCATCAAACTTGTTTTCCAATGTAGGTGTTTTAGAGCATCCTACAAAGTCTCTTTTTCTTTGTTTCTAACAAGTTTTCTATCTTTAATTGTGTTCCTTTTAGTTACTCCTTGCCCTTTTCTAATGTCTCTCTAATATTATTGTCATTCTTAACCAGGACATAGGTTTTAGTATTTCGAATATACTATAATTTAATCGACATTTGTATTCTATTTTTGTAATTTAACCTCTTTAAatccattttttatttttaatttatgCACGCGTATTGCTTTGTTAGTTTCTCATTGCTTATTTATTTATAAAACTATTATTTTTTACTTTTTCAAAAGAAAAGAGAGTAACTAGTGACAATTAAAAACTAAATCATTTTTTTATGTGGACATGGTCAAAATTAAATTATACAGATAGTTTATTGAAATATTTATAAAAGTCTTTAGGTAATTTGACTATATTAAAGTTTTCAACTAAAAAAAATGTTAATGTGTTAGGACTACATGTGCATAATACACAATATATGAGTAACAATTtttcaataaaataaaattaattgaAAAAAATGTTAAAATTATATTAAACAATAATTAGTTATACTAAAAGTGATtaataattaaatgaaatattttcTAAGAATAATTAAGTGAAATATTTAGCATATATAATTAAAAGAAGATATGTTGTTAATTGAGGTATTTTATTAAATAAACAGAACCAATTTAAAATTacaatattttatttataaatttcATAATGATTCTCAAATTTAATTAAAACtataataaatttaaaaaattaaaaatattttattgaaTATAAAAAATCCACGCTTGGTTGTTTAAGATGTTTTTATGCTACATATAAAAATTGGTTTGTTAATTTTAAACGGTCAATGTTCACGTAACACGTCTGCacaataataaaaatttaatatttGACAAAAGAATTAAATTATTAAAACAAAGCATGTTAAAATAAATTAGACATTATTTAAGTATTAAAAAAATTACATGTTAGTCTAAAATTAAATTGAATATTTATTAGATAAGATAAAAGTAATATGTAATTCTTGTTGAGATTTTAATGCTTAATAAAACCGGATGAAATTTGAAATATTTATTGTAAAAAGTAAGATTAAAGTTATTTATGTATATTTAGTGATGTTTAATATTATTTTTCATTATACAATTATGATTGTTTTTAAACCCCTACTTTACTTCTTTGACAGAAAAATTTAAAGTGTTGTtccaaaattaaaaagaaaaataaattaatttatatttaaattataaaCAAAAATATAGACCTATCATAACAAAATTATTATTAATGATATTAAAAgaataaaattttcaaaaaaaatttaaTCTAACTATAATGGTTTAAAGTTCCTATATCATATTTCAAGAATTTGATATTATAGAAAATAAAAACTAATAGAAACAAGTATCAAAAGTCTTAAACAAAAGATCTTCACTCAAACTCTTTCTGGTTGAAGTTCACAATTCTCGTCCTTTGATTTCTTCGATCTTTCATTTTTGATATCAATTGAATTCTTCGACTTTTCTCCACTTTTTTCAATTTCTTGCATCTTAGTGTCGAGTAAAAAGTACAAGTTATCGTTGACCCTAAATGACCAAATATCAAGTTTTTGATTCTCTTTAAAATTATTCTCCAATAATACAGGTGACCAATCCTGAACAAGATTGTAAACACTAGTAGTGCTCATATTCCACTTCTTCAAAGATAATGGGAATTCGTTAAAATAAGGATCTAACACAATCACTTTTAAACCGACCGGCTTTCCTTCTTGATCCCTTGTTTCTAAGATTGTCTTTTCTATTTCTGTGAGAAAATCAGATCTAATTTGTGTAATTGGCATTGAAAGACGATTGTTGTTATAGCTGAGATCAGACATAAACAATGTCTTACACATGATATATTTAATATCATTACCATTCAACACTGAGATCATGTTATTAACATGATTAGGCAATTCTGGTGGTGGTGATAGAGGAGTTTTTTCCTTACGAATGATTGGTTTCCTCCTAATTGCGGGCTTTGATTTCACTATTCTTTCCCCATCAGAGATGATATCTTCATTGTCTGGACGATACCTTTTTTTGCTATTAACTTGTACTTTTTTCACTTTCCTTTGTTGACATGAGGTTTGATTGATTTTCTCTATTTGTGTTAACTCATCTTTGGTATAAAATTGTGGAGAAATTTGAGATAACACACAATGCAAAGTAAAATGAGACAATGGATCGAATTTCTTTTCTAAAGAATTCAGTTTTTGCATATATGCATTGATCTTCTCAATAGCCAAAGCTTTCTTTTCCATCATGCATTGAGCTTCCGTCTCCATAGACAttgatttcttttcttttctttctcaaATAAGGTGTTGCTGTATCGATGAAGTGTTGTGGTTTCAAGTGTTTATCAAGTGTGTATTTATAGTGTTCTTGGAGATTTAAAATTTAAAACTAAATAATGGTAGAATCTTATCATATATTTAAATTTCCTTCTATATAGGCTAAAGATATAGATTTGATACTATATCTCGGTCAGTTAGTTACAGTGAATATATTTTGTTTGTTACCATATGTTTGTTACCACAAATTCAATTAAGCTGACTTTCAATTTTAAAAACACAAGTAGAGATAACTAAAAATACGGATTAGCTTTTCAACAACAAATAAAATCTAGATCAAACAATGACATTAAATTTATTTTGcatatattaaaaaaattgataCAAAAGAATCCATTCAATATCAGTTTAAAAAATTTGGGGAATATTAATCTATATCAATTTTCTATACAAATTGTCTTAAATACAATTTATATTAAgttaataattttttattatgaTAAAAAATAATTAATCATTCTTATATTTACATTATGATATatgtgagagagagagagaggcaCAACCCAAACCCATCATTGGGCTGGATTAAGCCTGACCCGGACCctattcatcatcttcttcaatcCCCCATGGTTTCATTCACATAATCAAAATAGTAACATGCAATTTTCAACTCAATCCAAAGTTTTCAATTTCATAAAATCACGTATTACAAATCAAATATCGGATCAAATACATTATAATTTCAGTTACAATTCAAAAATCCTAATCTATTTCTAAACTAAATGAAATCTGATTGAACCTAGTACAAAACTTCCTAATTGAATCAATCTAATCAAAATATTGTAACCTATAAATAACCTAAATCTAAAACAGAAAGGAGACGAAAAAAAACCTAGAAGCGGATTCTTCTGCAATTTCCAAACCATCCATCAAAGCTCTAATTCAAACAAAGATTAGGGTTTCtcattgaaaccctaattcttaTGAGCTAGCCACAGTTCAATAGCATCTCGCATAAAACGAAAAAGAAGCAGTCAAAAAAGAGAAGGAGAAGAAAAGGCTAAAACGTAAAGAGACAGAAAAAAGGATCATTTACCTCGATTGACTGGAATACTTCTCCATTCCATAGGCTGGTCCCTGTTTTGGCTCCGTAGTAAACCTGACATATATTGAATTTGTATGCTTGTTTGTTTGCAATAATTTTGTTTATGGTTTGACTTTGGGGATAAATCGAAAAAGGGGTTTAGGGTTAGGGTAATAAATTATTGAGTTGATTTTGGGATTTAGAGGTTTGATTGGGGTTTAGGGAAGGCCGATCTATGGATTGGCCACTGTTTAATGTGAATCTGGGTGAGGGAAGGTGAAATCTGGAAAATGGTAGTGTTAGGGTTCATAATATTAGGGTTAGGGTTCGTGGGGATGTGAGGGTTTCTGGGCTAGGTTGAAGGTTTTGGAGATGATGTGTTTGAATGTTTGAATTTTTCGGTTGAAGTTCAACCGGAAAATTGAAGAATGCGGTGGTTTAGATGGTAGGGGTGAAGAACATAGAGCAACCAAAGGAAGAAGTAGTTGGGAGAACGAGAGATAGATAGGAgcgaagagagagaaaaaaaggaaagaaataaACAAGTGTGAAGGGGATTGTCTTATATACGTCACACCTATGTGGCCTCCCCTTACCCAATTGTGATGCTGAGTAAATCTGTCCCTTATGCACACGCATACACCATAAGTCTCATTCTTCATACCTTGACCAGTAATCAAGATCAAGGATGGTGATCTCGTTTCATAAGATCTGTTTGATCCTAATAGAGAGGCTCAGAGAGAGTCAACCATTGACTCTCTCCCTCCGTAGACCCTCCCAGGCGCTAGGCTTCAGCAGCAACTGGGCTCCAATTCCTTTGTTAATCACACCCCACCCTAGAAGCCCAATCACTTATATAATTCAAAATACACCCCCCGTTTTTATTATTAGTTAATTAATTACTTAATTAACTATTAATTAGGACttatttaattaatatttggTACTAATTTTCTTAAACCAGTAATTAGTTTTTTCTAAATTTTAAttattcataatttattttatactttaatttatttatctatggtttaattaattaattaggattaattcTATTATTGATTAATTATAATATTCATATTTAACGAAATTAGGGATTTATACCCTTAAGAATTAGGGTTAACTAAATCAGGAATTATGGGATGGAATCAAGGATAATACTTAGGGTTTTAAGGGGTGCAAGAATGGGATAAAATCAGGAAAAAGGATATATCTTATTCCATCATATTTAAATTATTATCTTTAATTTGATTTACTTTTgtattatattatatttaatatattattataaaattaaatGATATTCTCAAATTAAAATGGGATAAAGACATGTGATATAATTTGGGATAAATGGGTTATCAAAGATTAAATCGGGATAAGGGGATATCACATAACTATGactcttattttattttcttaaataatttaaaataatatttttgcaagggataaagggataaaatcaattcaaCTTCACCTCAAACCGTAAGACCTCTGCCCTAGTGTATTGAGGcattttctaaaaaaaattctccgCCTCCGATGCGTGAGAGTTTTCAAGGGATAAAACACAACTAACCAACCAACATTTTCAAGAAAAACTACGGTACTCTAATCCCTCGCCTAATGcgaaggtacgtaggcatagagttgtgaactctagcgagtacaattaTATAAAAAAAGCTTTTTAGGTCTCTCGTCCATTTGAATGTAATACCTCCTGAATATAAGTagataaataattaataaatattgAAGTAAACACCGTAGAAGCATACACTAGCCCTAGAATTGTAGGAGGATCACATTGAATACAATGGAGGCAACgggtgcctaacaccttctcGTTTACctaactgactcccgaacctagtATCTCACCTTAActattaggttttatcattatttctctattccttaggaacgaataaaggatgatggtgactctgtcatttttccaaCCGTGACAAtcatgatgaacatgaagatTCTGGTTAAAGGTGGTGGTCAGAGAGGCAGGTTAAGGTAAAGAAAGGGGTGGCTGGATGGAGAGGGTAGAGAGAAGGGAGAGAAGAGAGATAAAGAAGATTGAAAAATGAGAGAGCACTGAGAGGGTTGAGGGTTATATACCCCCACTGTGACCTCTCTGATTCCATCCAAGTGACACTCTCAGAGCTCTCCAGATTAGTTGACTATCTTAGTCAATTGATGCTCCTCTACACATGCGAATACCGTGTATCCCCATTGACTTTCCATCTAAACCACTTGTCTAGCGTACTTTGACTGGTAATCCAGATCAAAGGCCATGGTGTGATCCCATAAGATCCTTAGGATCACGATCAAAGGGCCAGAAAATAGTCAAACTTGGACTCTCTCTCCGTGGAGCCCTCCCACCATGTTGGCTCCGAGAGGCCAATGAGCCTCTTCCCTCTGCTATTAACACCTCCGTCCTGATGGCCCATTACTGACTCAATTCAAAGTGCACCCCGCtccattttttattattatttttagtTAATTAATTACTTAGTTAACTATTAATTAGGATTTATCTATTTAATATTTAGGattaattcaattaaaaaataattaggtttttgttatttatttattcatGATAATTTGgttttttatttaattgattaattaattataatattaatattttaattcattAGGAATATATTATTATTAGGGTTAATTAAATCAGGAATCATGTGATAGAATCAGGGATAACTCTTAGAGTTTTAAGGGATATAAAAATGGGATAAAATACAGATAGGGGATATATCTTATGATATCTAATTTAATTTGTTTGTATtacatttaatttaatttatgttgtattatattattatatcatatttattttatttttgttaattaaattaaatgatattTTCAAATTTATTGGGACAAGGACATGTGATACAATGTGGGATAAATTCCAAAGTCTTCAAGGGTTAAATCGGGATTAAAATTGGGATAAAAGATTATGTCTAATATATAATAATGACGcctaatttattttcttaaataaattaaatactATATTTTACAAGGGACAAAGGTATAAAATCAACTTAAACTCACTACAAACCGTAAGAAAattttaagggataaaaataatCAACCGACCAACCCTTTTTTAAGAAGAACTATGGTACTCCGATCCTTCGCCTAATGCGAAGGTACGTAGACATAGAGTTGTAAACTCTGGTGAGTACGATAATAAAAAGTCTTTTTGTGTCTCTCTTCCATTTAATAGAATACCTtatgtaaataaataaataattaatagTTAATTATTAATCAAGAAAATACCTTAGACATACACACTAACCTTAGAATTAAAGGAGGgtcccattgagtacaatggaggtaaggggtgcctagTACCTTCCCCTTAtttaaccgactcccgaacctagttTATCACCTTTAAGtattaggttttatcattatttctctATTCCTTAGTGTCACATATAATTtttaaccgactcccgaacctatgtgttggcagcaattttggtaaaacctagagtgtacacaagttgtcacaagtgttgtcttgacatgagataacatgttcccgcagggtgtttaaaatgtgaatgtgcaggattttactgagatgtcagacccgatttcatgacatctgtatacataacattcagtttgaatGTTAGGTATTGTGTGATTGCGCTGTTTATGCTAATCTCTGTGTGATTGTTGTAttgattgaacgcgccattcaatcagtaattaaaaccaaattgaattattttccaacgagatattatcagctgtcatgagaagatgtgaatggaaaatagttttagggttttgtgatgtccaagcccaaccaaacgcttctataaaaagggcatggaaaacctggttttatacacaagaaataacgaacgaaatattgagagagaataagggttttagtcttgtgtggtcgtgtgtattgtgagccattcattcatccatagatgattgaattggactgacttttgagttgtaatttgtccactctaagctttgaagcatgagtgtgtgtttacttggttgaagcttttaagcaagatcaattatgtgttcttgaagagtgtcttcttttcattgtaatatttgtttttacatcactgttatgattgagggggagtgagtaggatctcatatctaagagttcttagatagaagtctcacgggtagagattaggtaaaaagactgtaacttgaagttgtttattGAGAGTCTTTGAGCTAATTCTGTTTAGcggatttccttcctggcttggtagcccccagttgtaggtgagtttgcatcgaactgggttaacaattgcttgtgtcacttgtattactgttctttatctttcatccagtttatattgttcagatattagtgtcgtgacattaccttcgacatctcatatctgataccagaatttcaattggtatcagagcaggcatcctcctctagttctgggtgagatctagggacgttactttctggtactatagatagagacggaggatctattcacagaccacctattctggatagatccaactatgactactggaaacctcgaatggtagccttcctgaaatcttttgataataaggcttggaaggttgttttaacaggcttggaacatccagttattactaaggaaggagaagctacaactgataagaaggcaGAGGAACAATGaaccaaggaggaggatgatctagcccttgggaactctaaagcattgaatgctatattcaatggggttgataagaacatcttcagattggtgaacaactgtgaggtggctaaatatgtttggaatattctcaaaaccactcatgaaggcacctctagagtgaagatgtctagactgcacCTGCTCAgtaccaagtttgaaaatttgaggatgaaagaagatgaaaatattcatgaatttcatatgaatatccttgaaattgctaatgcctcaggagccctgggtgagaagatggcagatgaaaaactagtaaggaaaatactcaggtcacttcctaagagatttgccatgaaagtgacagccatagaagagtctcaagacatttgcaatatgagagtggatgagttaattggatccctccaaacatttgagttgggaatgtgtgatggatctgaaaagaaagtcaaaagcatagccttcatgtcaaacactaaagagaaagaggaagaaagtggtcaagataccgatgaagatctggaaaatgatgtagcattattgggaagacagttcaacaaacttctgaaaaagatggatgtaaggtctaagtctaatgtcaagaacatctcatctgacatcagtaggtccaataatgctggaagaagaacaagatctgatgaaaagtccaaagaaggaaaaggagttcagtgccatgaatgtgatgggtatggacacattagagctcaatgtgggacctacctcaagaaacagaagaagagtcttgctgctacttggtctgatgaaagtgaaacaaaaggagagtctgcaaatcttgtgactgccttgactggaagatggggttctgataAAGACTCAAGTGATaatgaagtaacctttgatgagttagccactacctacagaaatctgtgtcacagaagtgaagaagtgcgtcaacaagtggaaagtcagaa includes:
- the LOC127137041 gene encoding B3 domain-containing protein At2g24670-like — protein: MSMETEAQCMMEKKALAIEKINAYMQKLNSLEKKFDPLSHFTLHCVLSQISPQFYTKDELTQIEKINQTSCQQRKVKKVQVNSKKRYRPDNEDIISDGERIVKSKPAIRRKPIIRKEKTPLSPPPELPNHVNNMISVLNGNDIKYIMCKTLFMSDLSYNNNRLSMPITQIRSDFLTEIEKTILETRDQEGKPVGLKVIVLDPYFNEFPLSLKKWNMSTTSVYNLVQDWSPVLLENNFKENQKLDIWSFRVNDNLYFLLDTKMQEIEKSGEKSKNSIDIKNERSKKSKDENCELQPERV